One Candidatus Baltobacteraceae bacterium genomic window carries:
- a CDS encoding secretin N-terminal domain-containing protein → MRRFLSHASIGTLLAVVSLAVFLPAGAAGTRAAGSRAGITPAPSPVPAVIQVQVMPVARAAAIVHELFPHVRVRADPAANALIVIGAPDDVATVRTVISGLDVRNPNQPTLEVVQLRTIKPDALVHRIAPLFPNASITVASKDSVLLKAKPLDATQIKALITSLDAPPAVSPPPPPDPVEAVDIKLANPTYVARAVVRTVPHVRISVSGSALLITGDPQALTTAKTLIAQLDVPPVGASYTQVYHLKNVDASSVAALVQQTYPDATVGVDKDLNAISVRANGGEQTRIGDAIGQLDGTSGSTNGMAGGYGGGMNAAAMSDGNIAVVQLKSAIPGTNGAPSTTAQDIATAVTEALGQMANGLHVTVPPNSTEIVLTGDPNGVRLAKELIAKLDVTPPLVELDTEVLEIDGSLAKNLGLELPTAVLSTTFEEIQPTPDPYGNPGRIGKIQPITRTPLQLTAELNLLVQHGDGRVLANPRIVTLSGHDANFQAGDTLSILTTTGGGVGTTVTTQIQSFNTGVTLDITPIVTADGNIMVTVHPTVNSLSGDPNGIPEISTRNAQTTVSLHDNQTLVIGGLIQESDTRTISSVPVLGNIPIVGGLFKNNDTNNTSNELVIVVTPHIIRDGEPTPAPDMGVPTPQPLPTLPPGTTLPTPRPTASALAGPPAVLSTPIPPVTAAPRPTPSAFAASNVFEYGRAPQNNFAQPQDAPQIYYARLAPTVMTAGTSVSIDVVTTTNIARVQIGTPNASVSLDQVGPGKWQGTFQATQFALGPAQPLQQLTLNAYRNDGFAATIQIPVSSH, encoded by the coding sequence ATGCGCAGGTTTCTCTCACACGCGTCGATCGGCACGCTGCTCGCGGTCGTATCCCTGGCTGTGTTCCTTCCCGCCGGCGCCGCCGGCACGCGCGCCGCCGGAAGCCGCGCAGGCATCACGCCGGCGCCCTCGCCCGTTCCCGCCGTCATCCAGGTGCAGGTAATGCCCGTCGCGCGCGCCGCAGCGATCGTGCACGAACTTTTCCCGCACGTGCGCGTGCGCGCCGATCCGGCGGCCAACGCCCTCATCGTGATCGGCGCACCCGACGACGTCGCGACGGTTCGCACCGTCATTTCCGGACTCGACGTGCGCAACCCCAATCAGCCGACGCTCGAGGTGGTGCAGTTGCGTACGATCAAACCCGACGCGCTCGTCCATCGCATCGCGCCACTCTTTCCGAACGCCTCGATCACCGTCGCCTCGAAAGATAGCGTCCTGCTCAAGGCCAAGCCGCTCGATGCCACCCAGATCAAGGCGCTCATTACGAGCCTCGACGCGCCGCCGGCGGTCTCGCCGCCGCCGCCCCCGGATCCGGTGGAAGCAGTCGACATCAAACTTGCGAACCCAACCTACGTCGCGCGGGCGGTCGTGCGCACCGTGCCGCACGTGCGCATCAGCGTCTCGGGTTCCGCGCTCCTCATCACCGGCGATCCACAAGCACTGACCACGGCGAAAACGCTCATCGCGCAGCTCGACGTGCCGCCCGTCGGCGCCAGCTACACCCAGGTCTATCACCTCAAAAACGTCGACGCGTCATCGGTCGCTGCGCTGGTGCAGCAGACCTATCCCGATGCAACCGTCGGTGTCGATAAGGACCTCAACGCCATCTCGGTACGCGCCAACGGGGGCGAACAGACGCGCATCGGCGACGCGATCGGACAGCTCGACGGAACCAGCGGTTCAACGAACGGCATGGCCGGCGGTTACGGCGGCGGAATGAACGCGGCCGCGATGAGCGACGGCAACATCGCCGTCGTTCAACTCAAATCCGCCATTCCCGGAACGAACGGCGCGCCCTCGACCACGGCGCAAGACATCGCGACTGCCGTCACCGAGGCGCTCGGTCAGATGGCGAACGGGCTTCACGTTACCGTGCCGCCCAATTCCACCGAGATCGTGCTGACCGGCGATCCCAATGGCGTACGCCTTGCCAAGGAACTGATCGCCAAGCTCGACGTCACCCCGCCGCTCGTCGAGCTCGACACCGAGGTGCTCGAAATCGACGGGAGCCTGGCCAAGAACCTCGGGCTCGAGCTGCCCACGGCGGTCCTGAGCACCACGTTCGAAGAGATCCAGCCGACGCCCGACCCTTACGGCAATCCCGGACGCATCGGCAAGATCCAGCCGATCACGCGCACGCCGCTGCAGCTCACCGCCGAACTGAACCTGCTGGTGCAGCACGGCGACGGCCGCGTGCTCGCCAACCCGCGCATCGTGACCCTCTCCGGACACGACGCGAACTTTCAAGCCGGTGATACGCTCTCGATCCTCACGACCACCGGCGGCGGCGTCGGCACGACCGTTACCACGCAGATCCAATCGTTCAATACCGGCGTCACGCTCGACATCACCCCGATCGTCACCGCCGACGGGAACATCATGGTCACGGTCCATCCCACCGTCAACAGCCTCTCGGGCGATCCCAACGGCATTCCGGAGATCTCGACGCGCAACGCGCAGACCACGGTCTCGCTGCACGACAATCAAACGCTCGTGATCGGCGGGCTCATCCAGGAGTCGGATACGCGCACGATCTCCAGCGTACCGGTCCTCGGCAACATTCCGATCGTGGGCGGCCTCTTCAAGAACAACGACACCAACAACACCAGCAACGAGCTGGTGATCGTAGTGACACCGCACATCATTCGCGACGGCGAACCGACGCCGGCGCCCGATATGGGCGTTCCGACGCCGCAGCCGCTCCCGACGCTGCCGCCGGGAACGACGCTGCCGACACCGCGGCCCACCGCCAGTGCGCTCGCCGGACCGCCGGCCGTGCTCAGCACACCGATTCCTCCCGTCACCGCGGCACCGCGGCCGACGCCGTCCGCGTTCGCCGCGTCGAATGTTTTCGAGTACGGGCGCGCGCCGCAGAACAATTTCGCGCAGCCGCAAGACGCGCCGCAGATCTACTATGCACGCCTCGCGCCAACGGTGATGACGGCCGGGACGAGCGTCTCGATCGACGTCGTCACCACCACCAACATCGCACGCGTGCAAATCGGCACGCCCAATGCGAGCGTCTCGCTCGATCAGGTGGGACCGGGCAAGTGGCAGGGCACGTTCCAGGCCACGCAGTTCGCGCTCGGTCCCGCACAGCCGCTCCAACAGCTCACCCTCAATGCCTACCGGAACGACGGCTTTGCCGCGACGATTCAAATCCCGGTCAGTTCACACTGA